The Arachis ipaensis cultivar K30076 chromosome B07, Araip1.1, whole genome shotgun sequence genomic interval GAAAAACACAGGGCAGTGCCAATttcatcaaaaagaaaaaaagctgcCAAGTGTGGAGAAGTTAGACTTGCTACATTACACACCTTGGTGCTACCTTTCTCTCTACTACATTCATAATACAAAGAATTTAAGCATTGCCCAAGTTGTAACCCTTCACCAACTAATCCTAAACATTTTGATTATGACATAATTATAGAGCCTCCATAGTTGAATTGAGCATTGAAGTATACCTCGGTGCCATCAGAGAGTACTTTAGCCAAGACAGGTATCTCGTATTGATAAGCTCTTTCCCATTGGGGATTGGTAGTTATATCCCTTATCTAATTCACAAAACCCAAAACACACACAATCAGAATGAGACAAAGATAATcataacaagaagaagaagaagaaggaggaggaggtacCTGGAGCTGAACATCGTGAAGGGAATCAGGGCCAGAGAGCAAGAACGCAGCTTGCAGCTTCTCTTTCAGACCTTCACACAAACAGCATCCGGGCTTTGAGTATAGAACCAATTTTCTTCCACAAGGTTCCGATGAAGATGATGACGAGCACCGAGATACTAAAGCCCACCTCAACGAAAGCCCGCTGGGCCTTTGTCCACTTCGGAGCAAAGCTGGGGAGGGTCTCACCGCTGCGAATGCCGCCGCCANAGTAGAGTAGGAGTGATTAATACAACTGAAATTGCTTTgaaatctatttataatataGTGCACTAATTTAAACTAGCACATAAAAATAAAAGccgttttaattttaaaaatcggTATAGAAGTTACAAGATCTTATACAAATAAATCTTTCTTtcctcccttttttttctttttagtttttcaaaGATGCACATCCAATCCATAAGTCAATGTTGTAGTTTGTCactttcttgttattttcttACCATAAGACATCATCCTAAATTCTAGTCTAtcctttttttttaagataatacATGTTAATTTCCAGTCATGGGAAATTGCCCACAAACATTTTGAATTATGAATGAACCAAATTTCTCAGTCAAGTAAACAAAAGAAGGAATCCAACAAATACAAAAGTTGCTCAACTAGACAACTATCAAAACCAAACACcattattccttttttttttagctCCAACAATGTAAGCACAACTCTTCAATTTCTGCATAAAGACCACCAAAAACTCCCTTCAAGGGTAACCAACCCACTTAACCTTCAATTATAGTACATGAAAAGGATCCACAAGAGGAAAAACTATACAATCTGGTGTTGTGAAGTGTCACAAGTGTGTTAAAGGTAGAAATGTTTATATGAGCTTCTTCTTCCTAAAATATCGCTTCAGATACCACAGCTGCAAGGCTGCAACAATAATGCAGAGACCAAGAGACATGATACTGAACCAAGCCACTTTAGCATTCGTCGATTCGCTAACCTCCCTCATATCAGCTTCCCTGCAACGAGCAATGTCCAAGACAAAAGATGTTCCAATCAAAATGGCAATGAATTAACTAACCATTAACCAAGCTCAATGAatggaatttggatcctctaaagtgatAAAGTGAAGAGTTAATCAGCATTGACTTTATAACTTCCATGAAAAATGTGTACCTCAATATCTTAATTTAAGAGCGATTAACTCCTCACTTCACTATCTTACCAACTTCCTCCCTTTAGAGGATCTTGATCCCAATGAATGAATCGTGattaatttccctttttgctcATCACCATTAGTTAAAATTAAACAACCTAACTAACTTCTCCATAAGACCCTGACAACAGATATTAGCATCATCAAGGACGTCTTCACATGAAGATGATGTTGTAAACTGTTAGATGGTTCAGTCAAACATATTTAGTCAAACATATCAAACCATCTAACTGTACACAATATCATCTTCACACGAAGACATCATCATTGAAGTAGTCACCATCAACCAAATACCGAAACGAACACGAGATTTACCTGTTCTTCAAATAAATCAGATTTTCGCGGATGGCTTCCACAGCTGCTTCAAGTTTCCTTAGCTCAAGTTCAACACCCTTGTATATGGCAATGTCAAAAAGGAACATTAAACATTTCATATTGAAAGGAATAAAGGAATGTATGGATTAGtgaatgagttatagctcaaatggcatagtctccccatattcaattaagaggttgcgggttcagtctcctatctttgataaaaaaaaataaaaaaatgaatgtaTGGATTACCTGAATCTTTTCTTTTTTGGCAACGGTTTCCCAGTCCTTGGCAGAAATGCCAGTTCTCCAGTCAAGGCTAACAGTTACAGTTGGTTGTTGATGGTTGTTTTGCAGCCAGAAGCAGGCCAAGTAGGTCCCACTCTCGGCGCTTGTAAATGCAAACTGGCCATGGGTAACATTTTCTTTCTGGTGAAGGTTGTTTCCATAAGGAGATGTTACctaaacaaaacaaaaagcaAGATTCGTTACAAATTGAAAGAGCGAGGCATAATTGAAGTCAAAGAAGAGAAGAGGTACCTTGAGAGAGACGGTGTGGATCTGGTGATGGTCAACTTCATCAGCGACAACATAGTAATCGGCTAAAACGACGACGTTGGACTGGATATCTTCGGAGACACACTTGGTTCCGGAAGTAGGGATGGTTAGCCAGATGGCATGAGATTCAGcgatgaagaagaggaagaggagagtAATTGGAGATCTTAGCTTCATCTGATTAATTAACTTTCACTGTTCCTTCAGATCTATGTGTTTGTCAATTAGAAACTAAGCTGACTAATTCGCCTCTCTGGGACATGGCCTCCtctactttcttctttcttccattCGTTAATGGTTNNNNNNNNNNNNNNNNNNNNNNNNNNNNNNNNNNN includes:
- the LOC107607833 gene encoding uncharacterized protein LOC107607833, which codes for MVFGFDSCLVEQLLFQSNFSCINHSYSTXAAAFAAVRPSPALLRSGQRPSGLSLRWALVSRCSSSSSSEPCGRKLVLYSKPGCCLCEGLKEKLQAAFLLSGPDSLHDVQLQIRDITTNPQWERAYQYEIPVLAKVLSDGTEETLPRLSPRLGVELVQKKIAAAMRE
- the LOC107606074 gene encoding transmembrane emp24 domain-containing protein p24delta3, with product MKLRSPITLLFLFFIAESHAIWLTIPTSGTKCVSEDIQSNVVVLADYYVVADEVDHHQIHTVSLKVTSPYGNNLHQKENVTHGQFAFTSAESGTYLACFWLQNNHQQPTVTVSLDWRTGISAKDWETVAKKEKIQGVELELRKLEAAVEAIRENLIYLKNREADMREVSESTNAKVAWFSIMSLGLCIIVAALQLWYLKRYFRKKKLI